The Terriglobus roseus region GACAACGGGCGCGACCGACGCAATCAGGAAGCTGGCAAAGTTCTGCAAAGCACCCAACGCAGAAACCAGATGCGACGGACTAACCGCCTGCACATAGCCCCATCCGCTGGTGCCGCCAAACTGAATAAACCCAAACGCAACGCTGATGCTGATCACCGCAGCGGGCAACGAATACGCATGCGACGCGAAGAACGACGCGGCTGCACTCAGCACCATGCCGACAATGATCTGCGTGCGATGAATGGACGTCAGCTTGTAACCGCGTGCAGCAAATGCATCCGCAAGAAAGCCGCTGGCCAACATGCCAAACGCACCAGCAAGAAACGGAATCGCCGCAAGCCATCCACTCTGCGATAACGACAGATGTCGCTCCGTTTGCAGATATCCCGGCAGCCACGCAATGTAGAGCCACGCGGTGTAATTCACACCGCCAAAGCCCAGCATCATGCCCCACACCGTGCGTTGCGTCAGCAATTCACGATAGACACTGCCTGTCGGAATCACGGTCAGCGTTTCATCGCTGTACATCGTCGCCGCACGTGGGCGATGCAGCAGCAGCCAGAGCAGTGCAACGACCAGTCCCACACCGCCCAGCACCTCAAACATGCCACGCCAACCGATGCGCAGCATCAACAGCGTGAGCAAAGGAGGCGCAGCAGCAAGCCCAAATGTCTGTGAAGAACTCATTAGCGCTGTAGCGCGTCCGCGCGTCCCGCGGCTGAACCACTCCCGCACACTACGAATGCCACTGGGATAAAACGGAGCTTCACCTGCTCCCAACAAGATGCGCAGAATGATGAACACGGGGAACGACGTAACGAACCCAGTCAGCAGTTGCGCCAGGCTCCAAACCGCCAGCCCAACGCCCAGCATCACACGCGTTCCCAGCCGATCCAGCCACGCCACCAACCCAAGCTGCGCAAACCCATACGACAACGAGAAGGCAGACAGCAGCCAACCCATCTGCGCATTGTTCAGGTGCAGCTCACCCCGCACAACAGTATTCGCAACAGACAGTGAGGAGCGGTCAAAGAAGTTCACGATGCCTGCGGTAAACAGCAAAGCAAGCGTAATGCCCTGATGCGCGCGAAGGCTGCGCTCCTTGGTTGCAAATGCGTTCAAAACGGCAGCCTCGTGTGCGGAAGAGTCGAATCAACCCTAACGCACGGCGCGGTTTGCGTACAACGTAGCCACGTAACCAGCGCCGAAACCGTTGTCGATATTGGTCACCGTGATGTTGGGCGAACAACTATTCAACATGCCCAGCAGCGCCGCCACACCACCAAAGGCCGCACCATAACCAACGCTCGTAGGCACCGCAATCACTGGCACGGCAACAAGCCCGCCAACAACAGAAGGCAACGCGCCTTCCATACCCGCACAGCAGATCACCGCATCCGCTTCACGAATCGCATTCAAATGCGCAAGCAGACGATGCAATCCCGCCACACCAACATCCGTGAATCGTGAAACCGTCGCACCAAAGAAGTCCGCAGTAATGGCGGCTTCTTCCGCAACATTCAGATCGCTTGTGCCTGCGCAGACAACGGCAACGCGTCCGCCACTCTTCTTCGCACCGTCGCCGCAGGTAATGCAGCGTGCGCGTGCGTGATACTTCGCATCGGGAACCAGCTTCTGTGTCGCTTCAAACGCAGCGGCATCCGCGCGAGTAGCCAACGCGGGCGTCCCGCTGGCATGAATACGCGCAAGAATAGCGGCGGTCTCTTCAGACGTCTTTCCCGCAGCAAACACCACTTCCGGCAGACCACTGCGAAGCGAACGATGATGATCCACCTTCGCAAACTCAAGGTCTTCAAAAGGCAGCGAAGCCAGCTTGTCCGCAGTCTGTTCCGCGGTTAGCTTGCCTGCTTCCAGTTCACGCAGCAGATGAAGAAGTGCATCACGCTGCATGATTAGCCTTCAACAGCGAATCAATGGAAAGCAGGGCATTCATACTGCCGCTGCGATAGCCTTCCGTGTCCAGCGTGACGTACGTGAATCCCGCAGCCTTCACCGCTGCAGTGATCTGCGAAAGCATATCCAGCGACAAAGCCTTCGCAAGCTCTCCACGTTCAATCTCAACACGTGCCAATTCGCCATGATGCCGCACACGAAGCTGCCGGAACCCAAGCGCAAGCAAAGCCTCTTCCGCCTCTTCCACCTGTCGCAAAGCTTCCGCCGTCACAGGGCGACCATACTCCAGCCGCGAAGACAAACACGCGGACGCAGGACGATCCCAAACTTCCAATCCAAAATGCTGCGCGAGCGCGCGAATCTCCTGCTTGCCCAGCGAAGCATCGGCAAGCGGAGCCACCGCATGATGATTCGCAGCCGCACGCTGCCCCGGACGAAAATCACCACTGTCATCGCGGTTACGACCATAAGCAATCGTCGTAATGCCGGTCTCGCTCAGCATGCGTTCCATCGTGAGAAACAATTCGTCCTTGCAATGGAAGCAGCGCGCACCATCGTTACGCACATATTCCGCGCGATCCATCTCGCTGGTCTGCACCACCCGCAAGGGAATGTTGTTGTCTTCTGCAAACTTCATCGCAAAAGCAAGATGCGTACGCGGCAATGAAGGCGAATCAGCAATCACGGCAACCATCTTGTCGCCAAGAACCTGGTACGCCTCCCATGCGAGATACGCGGAGTCCACACCGCCGCTGTATGCCACGGCCATACGTTCATACCGGCGCAACTCCGTATGCAACTGTTCACGAAGCTGCGCCAGTGCAGTATCCATCGTTACTTGGCCTCAGGCAGATCGCGCGAAAGATCCTTGCGCGACGGGTTATCCAGCTTTTCCTTCGTGGCCCACAGACCGGCGGAAGGCGTGCTGATGTAGAACACTTCCTCGCCATCCGGCATCGTGTTCCAGCCTTCCTTCATCACAGCGGGGTCATAGCGCTTCTGCATCTCTTCGCAGTTCGCGTAACCATAACCCACCTGCTCAATCTCTTCCTTCGTGAGATGACCCGGTGCATACGTGATGTGGAAACGACCTTCGCTGCTGCCGTGGATCAGGTGAGCCACACCATGCGGAATCTCCTGCATGTCAGCTTCCGTCTTGTACAGAGCCAGCGTGCGCGGCGTTCCCTTGTAGCCATACTTGCGGATCAGCGCATCCACTTCCGGCTGCTCACCAAAGCGCTCCACACCTGGCGCAATAATCAGCAACTCGCCACCATCGGCAATCGCCATACGCGTACGATAAACAGCCTTGTTCGCCACCCACGTCGCGCGGAACTCATCCGCCTGCATCACGGCAACAACCTTATTGATCGGCTTATCGAACAGCGTAATGTTCTGTTCGCGGCTCTGCTTTGCAGCTTGCAGATACGTGTCCAGATCGTCGCCCACAAAGATGCCGCTGGTCACCAGCTTGTTGTCCGCATCGCGCTGCATCACAATCTGCAGGTAAACATCCGGCAGGTTCTGCAGATGTTCGACTTCGCTCCAGTTGTAGCAGGCGCGCAGCGGCGTAATCAGGCAGCCAAGGTTGTTCTCAATGCCATACACCGCGGCCGCAATGTGCGATGCGCAGATGGTGTCCTTGCCGCCCAGACCAATGTAGTAGTTCTTGTTGTGGTTCGCAAAACCAAGCACTTCATGCGGAACAACATGGCCCACGTTGATGATCAGGTCCCACTGCTCATCAATGAGCTTGCTATTCAGATCAACCGGGATATCCCAGTCCGCAGCGCCATCGGTGGTGTCCTTCACCATCGCAGCAGGAATGTTCGCAACTTTGGTAACGCCGTTGCGCCAGTCATGCGGGAAGATACGATCGTTCGGAATCGAGCCGAACATCCACTTGTTCTCCGCCTCAGTGTGCGGCACATGCTGGCCCAGCGTGGGGATAACTTCCACATGCGCGTCAGGCAGCGCGTTGTAAAGATACTCGGTGATCCAGCCAGCTCCAGAGTGTGCGCGAGTAAGATCCGGCGGCAACAAAAGAACGCGCTTCAGATCCTTGTTGATGCGTGTGCGCGCTTCACTCAAAAGACGGTCGCAAGCTTCCTTAATCTGTGCGTCCGATACGTGCGGTGCTTGTACGGTAAACCAGGCCACGATGACTTCCCTCAGCGGCGAACGCCGCGCTTCCAAAACTTATTGATCTTTCTCGGCAATACGAAACGCCGGAGAAAGAGGTTCCATCTATCCCAGGAACAAGTGCTTGATATGACGGTCAAAAAGATTCGTCGTTACATTACGCGCCACAACTTCTTCATTCGCTTCCAGCGCATCAATGTAGCGATTGCCCATCTTCGCCGCCACCTTAAAGCCAACATGCAATAGCTGGCGCAGGTCCGGGTTGTACTGCGGATCGCCTTCAACGTGACGCAACGCACGAACATACTGCTCGCTCGTCCATCCGTTCACCGTCTCCGGCGTGGGCAGGTTTTCCGTCTTGATGTCGATCACAGTGGAATACGGAGCGCAAAGCTCTTCCGCATGCGCAAATGCTTCTGCGTACACTTCCTTCGCAAGCGCCAACGCATCGCCACCGGCTTCCGCAAGGCCAATCAACTCTTCCAGCCACGTCGTGCCAGCCGTCTTCACATGTACGCCCGCGCCCGTGTCTTTCAACGACTTGCGAATCGGCTCGTAAATGCTGAACTTATCCGATCCCGAATGCACACTCAGCTTTAGATTCGCAGGCAGACCATACGTCTTCACTGCGTAAGCAATGGTCGCAATGTCCTCGCGGAATTCCTTCTCAAACTGTGCGACATTCCCTACGTAATCCACACCCTTGTTGAAACGGCCTGTGAACTTCGGAGCAATTGTCTGGATCGGCAACTTCTCATCCGCAATTGCCGCAAGAATAATCAACAGCTCCGGCGGCGTCTGTGGATTGTCGGTCTCATCCATTGAGATCTCCGCAACGAAATCCTCAGATCCCTTCTTCGCCACCACTGCCTTGTAGATCGCAGCAGCTTCCTGCACAGCAGCCAGGAAGGTCTTCGCAGTCTTCTCAACGAACGCCTTGTCCAGCGAGAATGGCTTCTCAATCCCCGGAATGGTGATCTCACCCATCAGTTCCGGATGACGCTCCACAAACTGCGCAATCTCGTTCTCATCACTCTTCTGACCAATGTTGTCTGCGACATCCAGCGTGAAGAAATCGCACGGTGCAACAAAGCGCTCATAGGTCTTCAGATTGATGTGATCCGCATCAGCGAAGTATGGCTTCGTCCAACCCAGCTCCTTCACGGCAACATCAATCGCAGCGCGCGTCTGGCTTGGCTCAGAACCAATAATCAAATGTTCGCGGTTCGACTTGTTCCACACCGGCGTAATATCCGCACCGGCCTCAGCGGCCATGATGCATGCCTGCAACTGCGCCTTTGCCTGATGTGCGAAACGATCGCCCATACCGAGCGAAAATTTAGGTAGCTGCATGTTTCCTCTCCCGGCTATTCAGCTCTTAGCCTTTAGCTCTTGTTGTCAGCGCTGATGCATCCGGCGCAATGATTGAACACGTTCTTACGTAACGATTACTGATTCACACCACTTGCAAGAAATCCACCGTCCACCACAATCGTGTGTCCGTTGGTAAAGCTGGCCGAGTCGCTTGCCAAATAAATCGCTGCACCCACAAGCTCTTCCGTCTTACCAAAGCGATCCATCGGGCAGCGCATACGCAGTTCCTGTCCCCGCGGCGAACCATCCAGCAGAGCCGCATTCAACTCAGTGCGGAACACACCCGGCGCAATACCGTTCACCGTCACGCCATGCTTTGACCATTCAACAGCGAGTGAGCGTGTCAGCGAAAGCACAGCAGCCTTACTGGCTGCATAGCCCGCCACTTCGCTCAACGCAACAAAGCTGTTCAGAGAAGCAATGTTGATGATGCGACCATACTTCTGCTCAATCATCTGCTTGCCAAACACCTGGCAGCTACGCAGCATGCCGGTCAGGTTAGTGTCCATGATCTGGTTCCACTCCGCTTCCGGATACGTCAGCGTAGGCTGGCGCTTGATAATGCCTGCCGAGTTGATCAGAATATCGACCTTGCCAAACTCCTTCAGCACGGCAGCCAGCAGGGCTTCAATCTGTGCGCGGTCTGTCTGGTCACAAGTCTGGCGAATGGTCTTGCGGCCCACTGCTTCAATCTCTGCAGCAACGTCATTCACCTGCTCAGCGCGGCGACCGGTGCTCACCACATCGGCACCAGCCTGTGCCAGGCCAATTGCCATCGCACGGCCAATACCACTGGTTCCACCAATTACGACCGCAACACGGCCTTCAAGACTCAAAGGATGTTTCATGCTCCCAACCTCTCCGGGTTAACAGGTACGTCCGCTCGGCGCAGGCCGGGCGCAAAAATCTGCAGGCACACAAACGCCACCATGTAGATGGAACCCGCAAGGATAAACAGTGTGTTGTAGCTGCCGGTCAATTGCAGAATGCGTCCTGCCTCAACCGATAGCAGCGTGCCAAGAATGGAACCCACCATGCCAGCCAGACCCACCACAGAACCAACAACGCTGTTCGGGAAAACGTCAGAAGCGCACGTGTACACATTCGCGCTCCAACCCTGATGTCCAGCGGTTGCCAGGCTCAGCAGCGCTACTGCCGTCCACATGTCGTTCACGTGGCTGATGTACAGCATGGGCAACGAGAACAGTGCGCAGAAGAACATCGCACCATAGCGTGCCTTCGCACCATGCAGTCCAAGCTTCTCAAACAGCGCAGGTAGCCAGCCGCCCAGAATGCCACCCACAGTTGAAGTCAGATAGACAACGATGATGGGCAATCCAAGATTCTTCAGATCAACATGAAAGCGCGAATCCAGATAGCCCGGAATCCAGAACAGATAGAACCACCAGATGGGATCGGTCAGGCCCTTGCCCAGCACAATGCCCCACGTCTGGCGATACGTCAGCAGCTTCAGCCACGGAATATTCGCGGCATCCATCTGCTCCGCGTTTTCTTCATAGATGTGGCGAAGCTCTTCGCCCGTAAGCGTCGGGTGTTCCTTCGGCTTGCGATAGTAGAACCACCACCAGATGATCCACGGCAAACCAATCAATCCCGTGAAAAGAAACGCGGCATGCCAGCCGTAATGAATGGTGATCCACGGAATCGTGAGCGGGCAGATGATCGCGCCTGCAGTCGCACCGGCATTAAAGATGCCCGTAGCCAGCGAACGTTCACTGCGCGGAAACCAGTCGGCAACCGTCTTGATTGCAGCAGGGAAGTTACCAGACTCGCCAAGACCAAGTGCAATACGCGCAACACCAAAACCCGTCACCGTGCTGACAAAAGCATGCGCCAGCGCGGCCATACTCCATACAGCCATCACCAGGCTGTAGCCCAGGCGCGTGCCCACCTTATCGATAAGGCGTCCAACGCCCAGCAGGCCAACGGCATAGGCTACTTGGAACATCGCAATGATGTTGCCGTAACCTTCTTCGCTCAGGCCAATGCTGTGTTGCAGCGTGGGCTTCAACAGGCTAAGGACCTGGCGGTCCATATAGTTGATCGTGGTTGCCACAAACAGCATGGCGCAGATTGTCCAGCGGACATTCCCCACGTGCGTCCGGCGTTGGCCGGGCGACAGGTCTGCAGTCGGTTCCAAGGGGCTCACTCGCGCTCCGAAAAAGGGCGTTCAGATATGCCGGACAAGCTTACAGTGATTTGCGCGCTGTTGGCACGCCCTTTATAAAAACGCTTCGATAAAGATATCAGGCTGCAAGTGGTCAGACCACTCTGTATGTGTACGCCTGCTCTTCAGCCACTGTCAAACGTTTTTGACCACATTCAGCTTCCCAATGCCTCGTTCTGTGTGCAGAATGGGTGCTGACCATGACGAACGTCAATACCCGTCTACCAGCCGCCGACCGCCAGATCGCCATGCGCGTGGTGGAACGCATTCGCGAGGCGCTAGAGGATGGCACCTGGAAGCCCGGTGACAAACTGCCGCCCGAACGCGAGTTCGCGGCGACACTCGGCATCAGCCGTTCCAGCTTGCGCTCTGGCCTGGGTTATCTCGCAGCCATGGGATTGCTGCAGGTGCGTCATGGTGTAGGCGCGTTTATTTCCGAGGCTCCAACGCAGTTCGGTGCGGCATCACTGCCGTTTCTCGATGCCCTTCACGGCTACGACATCCATCAGCTATTTGAAGCACGACGCATCCTCGAAGGCCACATCGCATCGCTTGCGGCAGAGCGCACCACGGAGCGCCACCTGCAGCAGATGGCCGAAGAACTGGAAGAGATGGAAGCTTCCGTTGACCAGCCACAGGAGTACCTCATTCACGATGTACGTTTCCATCGCATCGTGGCCCAGGCCGCAGGCAATTCCATTCTGGCAGCCATCATGGAAAGCCTGACCGGAGCGCTCTACGAGGTGCGGCATTCCGCTACGGAACAGATCGCCGATCTGCACGTAACAACAAAATTCCATCGCGACATCTACCGAGCCATCCGCAGCGGCAACTCGCGCACCAGCCGCGCAGCCATGGAAAAACATCTCACCAACGCAGAAGCCGACGACGACCTGCCTCCTAAGAGAAAGCGCCAGCCAGCAAAGTCCAAGGCCCGCACTGCAGCCTCCCGCAGCTAATCCGACGAGCGAACAAAAAGACAGCCCGGCCTTAGCCGGGCTGTTTTGCATTGCGAAAGACAAATCTACAAACGGTAAGCCTTCTTCACCAGGTTCACCGTCAGGTCCTGCGCCAGCTCAAACGCCTCATCCTCTTCAATGCGATGTTCCGCTACCAGCCGTGCCAGGAAAGCGCAATCGATGCGACGAGCCACGTCGTGCCGTGCCGGAATGCTCAGGAACGCACGCGTGTCATCGTTGAAGCCAACCGTGTTGTAGAAGCCTGCGGTCTCCGTAGCTGTCTCGCGGAAACGCATCATGCCTTCCGGGCTATCGTGGAACCACCACGGCGGTCCCAAACGCAGCGCAGGATAGTGTCCGGCCAGCGGTGCAAGCTCACGGCTGAAAGCGGTCTCATCCAGCGTGAACAGGATCACCGTCAGGTTCGCCTCATTGCCAAACAGGTCCAGCATCGGCTGCAGCGCATGCACGTAGTCGGTGGCAGTCGGGATGTCCGCACCCATGTCGCGACCAAATTTCTCAAAGAGAATCTGGTTGTGATTGCGCATGCTGCCTGGGTGAATCTGCATGACGAGCCCGTCTTCGACAGACATGCGCGCCATCTCCGTCAGCATCTGCGCACGGAAGACTTCTTCATCATCCTCATCCGCTTCGCCGCTCAAAATCACGTCGAAAAGCTGCGCACACTCTTCCGGATCAAGGTCCGCAGTACGTGCCGTCGGATGCCCATGATCGGTAGCCGTCGCTCCCAACGATTTAAAGAACGCACGACGATTGCGTAGTGCATTCAAATAGCCTTCCCACGTCTCCGTATTCTCGCCAGTGATCTCGCCCAGCTTGGCAATGTTCTCGCGGAAGCCAGCAAACTCAGGATCCACAACCGAATCTGGTCGGAACGTAGGAACA contains the following coding sequences:
- a CDS encoding lactate racemase domain-containing protein, with product MAWFTVQAPHVSDAQIKEACDRLLSEARTRINKDLKRVLLLPPDLTRAHSGAGWITEYLYNALPDAHVEVIPTLGQHVPHTEAENKWMFGSIPNDRIFPHDWRNGVTKVANIPAAMVKDTTDGAADWDIPVDLNSKLIDEQWDLIINVGHVVPHEVLGFANHNKNYYIGLGGKDTICASHIAAAVYGIENNLGCLITPLRACYNWSEVEHLQNLPDVYLQIVMQRDADNKLVTSGIFVGDDLDTYLQAAKQSREQNITLFDKPINKVVAVMQADEFRATWVANKAVYRTRMAIADGGELLIIAPGVERFGEQPEVDALIRKYGYKGTPRTLALYKTEADMQEIPHGVAHLIHGSSEGRFHITYAPGHLTKEEIEQVGYGYANCEEMQKRYDPAVMKEGWNTMPDGEEVFYISTPSAGLWATKEKLDNPSRKDLSRDLPEAK
- the larE gene encoding ATP-dependent sacrificial sulfur transferase LarE, coding for MDTALAQLREQLHTELRRYERMAVAYSGGVDSAYLAWEAYQVLGDKMVAVIADSPSLPRTHLAFAMKFAEDNNIPLRVVQTSEMDRAEYVRNDGARCFHCKDELFLTMERMLSETGITTIAYGRNRDDSGDFRPGQRAAANHHAVAPLADASLGKQEIRALAQHFGLEVWDRPASACLSSRLEYGRPVTAEALRQVEEAEEALLALGFRQLRVRHHGELARVEIERGELAKALSLDMLSQITAAVKAAGFTYVTLDTEGYRSGSMNALLSIDSLLKANHAA
- the larB gene encoding nickel pincer cofactor biosynthesis protein LarB; the encoded protein is MQRDALLHLLRELEAGKLTAEQTADKLASLPFEDLEFAKVDHHRSLRSGLPEVVFAAGKTSEETAAILARIHASGTPALATRADAAAFEATQKLVPDAKYHARARCITCGDGAKKSGGRVAVVCAGTSDLNVAEEAAITADFFGATVSRFTDVGVAGLHRLLAHLNAIREADAVICCAGMEGALPSVVGGLVAVPVIAVPTSVGYGAAFGGVAALLGMLNSCSPNITVTNIDNGFGAGYVATLYANRAVR
- a CDS encoding SDR family NAD(P)-dependent oxidoreductase gives rise to the protein MKHPLSLEGRVAVVIGGTSGIGRAMAIGLAQAGADVVSTGRRAEQVNDVAAEIEAVGRKTIRQTCDQTDRAQIEALLAAVLKEFGKVDILINSAGIIKRQPTLTYPEAEWNQIMDTNLTGMLRSCQVFGKQMIEQKYGRIINIASLNSFVALSEVAGYAASKAAVLSLTRSLAVEWSKHGVTVNGIAPGVFRTELNAALLDGSPRGQELRMRCPMDRFGKTEELVGAAIYLASDSASFTNGHTIVVDGGFLASGVNQ
- a CDS encoding MFS transporter — translated: MNAFATKERSLRAHQGITLALLFTAGIVNFFDRSSLSVANTVVRGELHLNNAQMGWLLSAFSLSYGFAQLGLVAWLDRLGTRVMLGVGLAVWSLAQLLTGFVTSFPVFIILRILLGAGEAPFYPSGIRSVREWFSRGTRGRATALMSSSQTFGLAAAPPLLTLLMLRIGWRGMFEVLGGVGLVVALLWLLLHRPRAATMYSDETLTVIPTGSVYRELLTQRTVWGMMLGFGGVNYTAWLYIAWLPGYLQTERHLSLSQSGWLAAIPFLAGAFGMLASGFLADAFAARGYKLTSIHRTQIIVGMVLSAAASFFASHAYSLPAAVISISVAFGFIQFGGTSGWGYVQAVSPSHLVSALGALQNFASFLIASVAPVVTGMIVDRTHSFTLAFAVCSAVTLLGALSYATLGSPSGMKIEE
- a CDS encoding tagaturonate epimerase family protein, giving the protein MQLPKFSLGMGDRFAHQAKAQLQACIMAAEAGADITPVWNKSNREHLIIGSEPSQTRAAIDVAVKELGWTKPYFADADHINLKTYERFVAPCDFFTLDVADNIGQKSDENEIAQFVERHPELMGEITIPGIEKPFSLDKAFVEKTAKTFLAAVQEAAAIYKAVVAKKGSEDFVAEISMDETDNPQTPPELLIILAAIADEKLPIQTIAPKFTGRFNKGVDYVGNVAQFEKEFREDIATIAYAVKTYGLPANLKLSVHSGSDKFSIYEPIRKSLKDTGAGVHVKTAGTTWLEELIGLAEAGGDALALAKEVYAEAFAHAEELCAPYSTVIDIKTENLPTPETVNGWTSEQYVRALRHVEGDPQYNPDLRQLLHVGFKVAAKMGNRYIDALEANEEVVARNVTTNLFDRHIKHLFLG
- a CDS encoding MFS transporter, translating into MSPLEPTADLSPGQRRTHVGNVRWTICAMLFVATTINYMDRQVLSLLKPTLQHSIGLSEEGYGNIIAMFQVAYAVGLLGVGRLIDKVGTRLGYSLVMAVWSMAALAHAFVSTVTGFGVARIALGLGESGNFPAAIKTVADWFPRSERSLATGIFNAGATAGAIICPLTIPWITIHYGWHAAFLFTGLIGLPWIIWWWFYYRKPKEHPTLTGEELRHIYEENAEQMDAANIPWLKLLTYRQTWGIVLGKGLTDPIWWFYLFWIPGYLDSRFHVDLKNLGLPIIVVYLTSTVGGILGGWLPALFEKLGLHGAKARYGAMFFCALFSLPMLYISHVNDMWTAVALLSLATAGHQGWSANVYTCASDVFPNSVVGSVVGLAGMVGSILGTLLSVEAGRILQLTGSYNTLFILAGSIYMVAFVCLQIFAPGLRRADVPVNPERLGA
- a CDS encoding FadR/GntR family transcriptional regulator produces the protein MTNVNTRLPAADRQIAMRVVERIREALEDGTWKPGDKLPPEREFAATLGISRSSLRSGLGYLAAMGLLQVRHGVGAFISEAPTQFGAASLPFLDALHGYDIHQLFEARRILEGHIASLAAERTTERHLQQMAEELEEMEASVDQPQEYLIHDVRFHRIVAQAAGNSILAAIMESLTGALYEVRHSATEQIADLHVTTKFHRDIYRAIRSGNSRTSRAAMEKHLTNAEADDDLPPKRKRQPAKSKARTAASRS
- the uxaC gene encoding glucuronate isomerase → MPLLHDDRLFPADPTTRSIAQRLFATVRDLPIVSPHGHTQAGWFATNDAFPDPSKLFIQPDHYVHRMLYSQGVKLEDLEIGKAVIENPRKVWKIFADHYYLFRGTPSRLWLDYAFQEQFGLTERLSSKTADLYYDTIAEKLQTPEFRPRALFESFKIDVLATTDSAIDPLTDIQTLRKGDWKRRIVPTFRPDSVVDPEFAGFRENIAKLGEITGENTETWEGYLNALRNRRAFFKSLGATATDHGHPTARTADLDPEECAQLFDVILSGEADEDDEEVFRAQMLTEMARMSVEDGLVMQIHPGSMRNHNQILFEKFGRDMGADIPTATDYVHALQPMLDLFGNEANLTVILFTLDETAFSRELAPLAGHYPALRLGPPWWFHDSPEGMMRFRETATETAGFYNTVGFNDDTRAFLSIPARHDVARRIDCAFLARLVAEHRIEEDEAFELAQDLTVNLVKKAYRL